CAACGCTAGTTGACAAACGGGTACTGCGACGTCAGTTGAAGGGAGAATGCTGTGAACTAAATCCCGTAGTTGTAAGCTTCCTGCGGGTGCATCGGGTATCGTCCGCCCACAAGCGGCGACAAACCCCCGTCGGCAATTTTGGCGGCCACGAACGCCGCACATCACGTAATCAACGGACGTACAGACTCAGGACAGCTTAGTTTGAACGAGCCGCGAGAACATAAAAAATCGGCGTCAGGTGATGCACCAATTCACGCCTTATCTATTGCTACCCATGTTTGTTTCTCATGTACGCCCGCCCCGGAGCTCCTCTCAGAGCCGGAGATCAATGATGGAAGTGAGTTGCAACAAAATATGGGTGTGAGTAACGAAGCATGGGAAGTGACGCTTCCCGTCTGCTCTCTATAAATATAGAGCATAAGCCCGTCTTTTCCTCCTCGAGAAATCTCACACAGGTATCTGTTCTTCCTTCGCCCCCCCCTCTACCCTTTTTGATGGCTCTTTGTGGTTGTCTGTGGATTCATTTCATTTAACAATGGACATTCGTTTTTTGTCCTTAGATCTGTTCTCTTCGGCTCTTTCTCTGATCGATTTTGTCCGCTGGCCACTGCATCTGTTTTCTATTGTTTTGTTTCCTTTCGAACTGGATCAATTGATTttttcttgctcgaagactgtaaAGATGATTGTTTTGCTCGTATTTGGTCCTATTTCTTATTGATTGCTGCGAAAATTTGTGCCTTTGTGCTTGAAGATATTGCGTATTAGAAGTATTTGGCGACATGGGCAACTCGGATTTCTCGTGGAAATTGGCAGATCATCCCAAGCTTCCCAAAGGGAAGACCGTGGCCGTTGTGGTCTTGGATGGATGGGGCGAAGCGAACCCTGACAAATACAACTGCATTCATGTTGCGGAGACTCCCACCATGGATTCGCTCAAGCAGGTGCACGTTCTTCCCGCACAAAGATCTCCTTTTTTTCTGTGGATCATAGTCCGATGTATATTCTCCATGTCGACTTATGGTTATCCCTGCAATGCAATAACTAGGATTTTAGTTTCCACGATGGACTTGTTTTGTTCTTGCTGTGCAAGTTTGTTTGCTCTGTTTAGATGTCAGCTTGTTTTGAATGCTTATGTTCTGTTGCACATCTTATTTATGACACACATTCCTTTTAAAGTTTTTCAAAGTTCACTAAATGGTCATCATGTTATCTTTGTTTCCTTACGAAGAACATTAAATATTTCTTAAAGTTTCATGATGTGATTTTGGTTTGCATAATGCATATAATTGGTTGGACATAAGGCTTCTGTGTCTCGATTGTAATCATGCTGATTAttcgacagtatgaataatgtaaCTTCATTAGTTGATTTTTACTTATTATGGACATGAATTTGACAATGCTATGTTAGACATATGGCGTCTGACCTCACTGCTTAGAATTACTCTTACAGTTCACAGTATCAACAGATGTTGAGAAACCTAAATGACATCGAATTGGTGACCTTGTATACAGTCAAATTGTTTTTGAGTGTATAGATTATGGTATTAATCTTTTAGTTGTGTACATATCTGAATTTGCCACATTTTCACTTGTAAGGTTTTTTACTACGGCAAGTTCCACATTTGGTATGGATTAAAAGAACAATCGTTTGTTTTTAGTTTTCATTTGTGATTCGAACTAAATCGATGTTGTTCAGTACCTACAAACAATATCATTTACAGTCTCTTTCTGTCTTTTAAAAGGGTGCGCCAGACAAATGGAGGCTGGTTAGAGCTCATGGAACAGCTGTGGGGCTTCCTACTGAGGATGACATGGGTAACAGTGAAGTAGGCCACAATGCACTAGGGGCAGGAAGGATTTTTGCTCAAGGGTAGATTACCTAAAACTAGATTTCATATTGTCTAAACCTTGTGGTACTCCATAGGATTTCTTTCCAGAGCTTACATTGGCATTCTTTTTTATCCAAAGCTTGGCTTTGGTATTGGTATAGGCCATCCTGTCTATTATTATTATGGGATTCCAATATTCTGCAAAGGTTGCCTTCTTGGTCTTAGGCTTTTTCATAAATTCTCTTTTCTGATTCTAGTGCCAAGCTGGTGGATCTTGCACTTGCTTCTGGTAAAATTTATGAAGGTGAAGGCTTTAAGTATATCAAAGAGTGCTTTGATCAAGGAACTCTACATCTCATTGGACTATTGAGTGATGGGGGTGTACACTCACGACTAGATCAGTTGCAGGTATGCAAAAGTCTTCCCTCTTTTTTCTTTGATTGCTGCTATATGTAATTATATTGATGAATTGTTTTTTCCTTGCAGTTGCTTCTGAAAGGGTCTAGCGAGCACGGTGCTAAAAGAATACGAGTACATGTCCTCACCGATGGCCGTGATGTTTTGGATGGCTCCAGTGTTGGATTTGTGGAAACACTGGAGAATGATCTTGCTAAGCTGCGAGAGAAAGGTGTTGATGCACAAATAGCATCTGGTGGTGGTCGAATGTATGTTACTATGGATCGATACGAGGTATCTCTTTGCATATCCaattcttttttaattattttcccTATGTGAAATTCAGAAAAAACAGTTGTTAGAAAAGAAAATATCCACTTTCGGTGATTTCATGTTTCTAATTGCTGTTGCTTTTTCAAAACTATGCTCAAGCATTCCTCATGTATTTCACTTGTGCATTCTGCAGAATGACTGGGATGTCGTCAAGCGGGGGTGGGATGCACAGGTACTTGGTGAAGTACCGCATAAGTTTAGAAGTGCTGTTGAAGCTGTGAAAAAGCTGAGAGAAAATCCCAAAGCCAATGATCAGTATTTGCCTCCGTTTGTTATAGTTGATGAAAGTGGCAAGGCAGTTGGTCCAATAGTGGACGGTGATGCTGTTGTAACCTTCAACTTCCGAGCAGATCGTATGGCTATGGTTGCTAAAGCACTAGAATATATAGACTTTGACAAATTTGATCGTGTTCGATTCCCGAAAATTCGATATGCCGGAATGCTTCAATACGATGGTGAACTGAAACTACCTAGCCAGTACCTCGTTTCTCCTCCAGAGATAGAGAGGACATCAGGCGAATATTTAGTACACAATGGTATCCGTACCTTTGCTTGCAGGTAATTATGCTATAGCATTTCATGTATTTGTATATTCCATGTTGATTTGGTATTTGCCAATGAAAATGCACATCCTGTATTAAGCAAAAGTAGGGGTTACTTCTTTAATCCATCTTCTTATTAGATTATCAATTGCGCGATTGGTTTTTCTAAGCCAGCTTAAGAACTTTTTATTGATCACTATTTGTTAGGTCTTAAGTTATTTTGCATCTTCATTGTCAAGAGAAACAACATAAGAATGTTGAGGTGCCATGATGTTCTTTATTGAAAGTGCTGTGTCTTGCAAGATTCCTGGATACTACAGTATTCTTGCTGAAGTAAGACACTTAAAGTTAAGTGtcttgcaatattcctctcacttTTCCTTTCATGTAAGACACTTGACATTTGGACTAACTGTTCTTTAAAACCATGCACTTGATGTGTACCAAATCATGCTTTGTACAAACATGCTGATCCTGAATGAATGCTTTTAGCTAATCTTACTATCAATTATATGGCATCTACCCTGGCATACTGATGAGAGCTATTTAATTTGTTCCAACAGTGAGACTGTCAAATTTGGTCATGTCACCTTTTTCTGGAATGGAAATCGATCAGGGTACTTTAACCCGACTATGGAAGAATATGTCGAAATTCCTAGTGACAGTGGAATTACATTCAATGTTCAACCCAAGATGAAGGCTGTGGAAATTGCTGAAAAGGCAAGAGATGCCATACTCAGTCACAAGTTCGACCAGGTAAAGAAATATGTTCTTAGGAACAAGCATATCAGTTTCCTGCATTACTTCGTTTGTGACATTCTCGCAGGTCCGTGTGAACCTACCTAATGGAGATATGGTAGGACATACTGGTGACATAGAGGCTACTATTGTGGGTTGCAAGGCTGCTGATGAAGCTGTTAAGGTAATTTTTAATAGTTGTAGTGACTTTTGTTCCGAGATTTATGCTTCTGTAGTTGATGCTTCCTTCATGATGGATATACAGAGAATATTTACAATTAAAACCTGCCCCTGATTCCCCCTGTTTAACCTGTTAAATTGCAGAAAGCTATTCATTTGGTTCTAGAGGTCAACTGAACTCTTTCCTAAGAAATGAACCACATAGACAACTCTTCAAACCGAGCATAAAGAAGTGTTTTAGTTCTGTAATCAATTCTCTTTGTAGCTGGTGTATCTTTTCTTTTGATCCTTGGTCTGTCAGTCAGACGATTACCTGTATTTTCATGCTAGTAAATAATAACTCATATTGTCAATTTGTTCTTATCTTTAAATTAATAATTCCTGAATTAAAGGGCATGGTGCCGTTCATTACAGATCATTTTGGATGCTATAGAACAAGTTGGTGGCATTTATGTTGTCACTGCAGATCATGGAAATGCTGAAGACATGGTAAAGAGGAACAAGTCTGGCCAGCCAGTATATGACAAAGCAGGGAACGTTCAGATTCTCACTTCCCATACTCTTCAACCTGTAAGCATTACTGAAAACAACTTTCTTCGGAACTTACGAGTAACATTAGTATTGTCATTTGTGTAATAGCATATCTAAGGATCATATTTATATTGCTGCACGAACCACCACtttaattcttttttattattttattttctattccttttTAGGGGGATATGTAACTCAAAACAAAGAGATACAGTGGTCTAAATGTTTTGGTGTGCCAAATTCAGAACTTATAGATTAGAATGGGAGAAGCTATGAATACAAAGAAACAATGGCCATCAGAACTGAAGAAGTGTCAGTTATTTTTATAATGAAAACGATCGTATCTTCTTCATACCATAAACAAGTAATATAGAATCTGATGCAAGGCAAAATTGAAGTATTAAGCTTTCATCAGCAGCTTATAGCTTTTAGCATCTTAGAGTAATCATATTTCTGTCATTCGAGTCCTTTATATTGGAGATTCATGATGGTCATATCTCTGAAGGTTTTAGGATTAGTTGACTTTGCATTggaattattatattttagtcatcattgtcattataaaaataaaattttgactcCGGGGTTGATGGAATATGTGATATTGATCATGAAAAATTTTTACAGGTTCCGATAGCTATAGGAGGCCCTGGACTTGCACCGGGTGTCAGATTCCGCAATGATGTGCCTAATGGTGGTCTCGCCAATGTTGCTGCCACCATCATGAATCTGCATGGATTCGAGGCACCAAGCAACTACGAGACGACCCTCATCGAAGTAATCGACGACTAATAATAGTAGTTATCTTAAGATGAGAATCATGTCTCACTATCATAATACGCGTAGCGGAGATGTCCAAATAATCTTCTTGCGATGCAATTACTTGCTGATACCAGTGGTTGTGAAACAATATCCCCCATTGAATTGTGCAAATAGTTTTGGTAGATTGCTTTTGTGGTTGCACTGCAGCTTATTTGATTACATGGTAAATTGCATGAAATTGATGCAGGTTGCAGTAGTAAATAAATGCATGATGCATCCGAGTAGTATGCGAGCCATAAAAATTGCATCATTTTTTTtcccaagaaaataaaaaaactatatatTACTTGAGATTAGATGTGGATTATCTGAAAAAGATATGAATCATAATTAAAAAATGATTTACCTAATTTAATTATTCAGATAAATCTGAAATCCAATAAAATTACAATCCACTGCCATCCCTTCCCGTAACGATCTCCCATAACTGCGTGTTCTAACAAGCCGTATTCCTTGTGACGTTGATCCCTTCTCGTACCAAATACAACCCCCCAAATCCCTCCTCATTCGCCATTTTATGACGCCGTACTTGGAAAGGCGGGcatttcaaatttgaatgcaATATTATATGCATACTCCCCCTCCCTCTTCCGCAACGTTCGCACAACGCCCACTTCTtccttctccccccccccccccccctcctttcgACATTTCGTCGAACAACTCGTGGGAGTCGTATCAGATGGCGTCGCTCACGCCGGGCGTCCTCCTCAAGCTGCTCCAGTCCATGAACACCGACGCCAGGGTCGCCGGCGAGCACCGGTCGGCGATTCTCCAGGTGGTTGGCATCGTGCCCGCCCTCTCGGCCTCCACTGGCGACGACCTCTGGCCCTCCCACGGATTTTACCTCCAGCTCTCTGACTCTGTTAACTCCACCTACGTCTCCCTCTCCGACGCCGATGCTGACGCCGTACTCTCCAGCCGCGCCCAGCTCGGCCAGCTAGTCCACGTCGACCGCCTCCGGTTTGCCCACCCTGTTCCCCGTGCCGTAGGCCTCCGCCCCGTCCCCGGCGCCCGTCCCCACCCCTTCGTCGGCTCGCCTGACCCCCTCGTTGCCCTCTCCGCCCCTGACCATCGTGGGTTTATCATCCAGGCCGCATCCCCCGCCGAGTCTGGCCCTCCCCTCCTCCCATCCGCCTCCCACAGGTCCAATCTCCCCCACCTGGAGGAAGAGAAAAGAACCGTTTTTGCTGCCAAGGAGAACGTGGTCGTCGGCTCCGGCAAGAACCAGAGTGATGCTGCTGGAAAGCCACGCCGGTTCTCGTCCACTGCCACATCGAAACTTACCGCCCGGAAGAATGGCCCCGGCAGCGGTAACGGCACGGGGGAGCAGCTGCGCGACCCATCTCCGGCCATGAAGACTAGCTCACGGCCTTCTTCACCTGCACTAGGAGGGAGGGCCAGCTCGAGGCCGTCGTCCCCCGTCCCGTCCAAATGCGAGGTGCCGAGTCTGGTGGGGGCCAAGGAGGATAATCGGAGGGTAGCGAGGGAGCCCGCCATCATAGTGCCGTCGAGGTACCGGCAGCCGTCGCCAGTGGGGCGTAAGGCCGCTGCATCGCCAATGGGGAGGAGGGGCTCCATGTCTCCAGCTAGAAGGCTCTCAGGCGGGTTGAAGGTAGCCTCACCGGCAACTGGAGACggtggagggaagaagaagatagGACTGGTGGTTGCAGGGATCTCAAGGGGGTCCGATTCGCTCGTGGCATCTGTGAAGTCCATCAGGAAGAGCTGGGACGATTCTTCGCCGAGCTCGGTTGTGGCTTCTGAGccaaaagagaaggaaggatcAAAGAGCAAGTTGGACAAAGAATCATTTTTGAGAACTCAGGTACTCAATTCTATTCATTCTTCCTTGTACTGAGTGCAGTAATTTTGGGAATCACAATAGACAACTTAGATTTTCTAAAGAGTAGTCATCGATTTCATAACTGGTTTACTGGTATTATGCTGATTTAAACATGCAAATGGTGAAAGATATCACCTTTTTGATGAATCTCATTAGACATGCAACTGAGAGAGAAACATTGAGTGCAATAATCACCTTATCTTTTTGGTTTTCATTAGCtattgcaagttcatgaaaatgcCATTGCAAAGAGATCCAGCAGAGTATGTTATCCATCTCAATCATAACCTGAGGGAACAATTAGGTATCCGCTTAGTTGCTTGCTAATTTTCTTAACCATTTGTGTAGTTGTTAATTTCTAGAAGAAGTTAAATCTACAATTCAGTCCTTTTGAGCATACAATTTGAGCATCATACATTAATGGTTTTTTTTTTGACAGATGCTGGATGATATTTCCAAGTTGTGACAAATAAAATGAATACATGTTTATGATCTGTGTCTTGTGGTACAATCATTGAGCATGTTGAATGTCTATATTATTCTTGAATTCATGCAGCTTAAACCATCTTTAGTGATACTTTTTCTTGTCTTTCTCCATGTATTTTCTCAATTTATTATCTAATAATCTTCATTTTTAGTTGTTGATGAATAAATCAGAAAGCCGTGTTTTTGTTCTTCAAAAACTATTTTAGGCTGCTATATCAAGGCGACTGAGCGATGCTGAAGGAGTACAAGCAAATAGCGCGGAAGCATCTTCCGATGAGAAGCGGAGAACAAGCAGGAAGACTGAATCCTTCTCTGAGTCAGACAAGAACTATATGGCCCCTAGAATTACTGTTCATGACAGGAAGTGGACTGACGGCAGCATCCCATTCAACTGCGTCTCTGATAACCTCGCAAGGCTTGGGAAGGTAGACATAGCTGCTCCAATTCGGTTTATGGTCTCTGTGTTCTTGAGTTCTTATGTGCTGCTCCATAGATTTCCACAATTCGGTTTATGGTCTCTGTGTTGTTGAGTTCTTATATGCTGCTGGAACATGCAGGAGGCTCTTCAAAGAAGAAGCATTGCTTCCGTAGCTGCTGCTGAGGCTTTGGAAGAGGCCTTGGTCACTGAATCCGTCGTCAGGAGTCTAAGGTGACCATTTCTGGGTATCTTAATGCTGAAAAGGAGACCAATTATGTTTTGTGATCGACTAAATCCACTGCTAATTATTTCTTCTTCAGCATGTTTTCTGAACTCTGTTCACTGTCCAAGACCAGCAACCCCGTGCCAACTATCGACCGATTTCTATCCATCTACGATGATGTTTTGAAGTGTAGCACCGTCGCCGAGTCTCTCTGTGCCAACCGCAATGGTGGTGATGGACTGAAGGACGCAACACTAACCGAGCGGAGCAGACTGGCTTCTCTCTGGGTTGAGGCAGCCTTAGCCACAGACCTTGAAGTCATCCACTTGCTAAACAACGCGCGCCTGCCGAAGCATAAGGCCTCAGAGAAACAAGTAGATCCTCCAAGAACAAGCCTGTCGAAGAGGCAATCCTTTGGAACTCCTGCAAAGAGCCACCAGTACAAGGTTCTTCCTTGTTCCACATCTAACACCTGGACAAGAGGCCATGGCGTGAGTGAAACAGCGGACCTCGGCAGAGCCCTCAGACATGAAATGCAGATTTGGTTTCTGAGGTTCGTGGAGGTAGCAATCGATGGTGGATTCCGTTTGTTTGGCGAGACCACGGACAATGCTCGGGAGGCTAATCGCAAGGACAGCGGCAAAGTAGCAGCAGTTCTGTCGCAGCTGAAGCGGATCAATGATTGGCTGGACGGGGTAGGAAGAACAGCTGACGGAGGGGAGACTCTGAGGGAGAAGATCGAGCGTCTGAAACGCAAGATCTATGGGTTTGTCATCGCTCACGTTGGATCTGCATTCGACACCTCCATCTCACTTACAAAGGTGTGACCTTGGGACTTGGATTATGATGTATAATCTTGAGACTCTTGATGTTAATGGTTAATTATTTCGGAGTTAATTCAATATTATTAATTTAGTGTGGTGGGTGCAATCCTTTTCTCATTTCGTGATGTCTCAGAGAAATGTGACATGGGCACATTGGTTTAGTATAATGGTCATAAAGTTGTGCAAGAAAGATGAGTGGCCAACCGATTGGGTTAATTTAACGTTTGGAACAGTTGGATGATATGATATTAATGCATATTATAAAGTCTAGACTTAGCAAAGTTAATGTGTAAtgtcttaattatatttaaattaaatgcTTTTGAATTGTTCTTAAAATGTTAGGTGAATTTTTGAAAAAAGTTTATAAgtttgaggatttttctaataacttaatttttaaaaaaatttaatcatcgTTTTATCCTTATCATTATTGGACTCACTGTTACCTCCCATTGTGCATCATCTGTCGCTTTTGCTATTGTCTTCTTTTTCTATTACTTCCATCATCATTCTTACGCTCTCATTCGATCCAAAAATATTATAGACGCAAGAATGGATGCCCATACTAGCCCTAGCTACCATTGTCGAATCCCAGGGCATCATACATGGGAACAAAGGAGGCCAATGGGATTAGCTTATTTGTAGAGGCATCAACGTGGACAGCCCACACACAAAGGAGGTGGTCGACGGGGCTAACTTGTACATAAAAGATATAAGCAACTAAGGGAGGAGGGCAGTTGGCAAAACAAAGAGCCTTAGTCGATAGAGGTAGGAtagtcataaaaaaattattttttgaaaaattttcAAAGTGAGGGTGTTGTatgaaaattttttaaactttaaatttttttaaaattcaaactaaaatatttaaatataatattttattaaaaagtaaaaaaattatgaatattataaaATCTAATACAAGTGACTAATTTCTTTCTTCCTTCAATTGACATTTTTATGGAAATTAAACAAGAAATAACAGCAGAAAAAACTTAAAAttagtattattttattataaatgtaTGTCTATTTGAGGTTGTTGGCAGCTCCAAGTCATTAATACCACAACCACATCCATCCCCCTTACtcactctcgctctctctctctctcgtctacgATGAAGGAATCCGGTGGCTTAGAGCAACGCAGGCGCCGCCGACGTTGGTTCTGCTGCGTTCTCTGCATCCTCATCCTCGTCCTCCTAGTGGTCACCGCCGTCGTCCTCGCACTCACCGTCTTCAAGATCCGCGAACCGACGGGTGAGCTCGTCTCCGTCACGGTCTCCGGTGTCTCTCCGCGCGTCGATCTCCCCGCCCTGCGCGTGGAGCTCAACGTGACCCTCGACCTGGCGGTGCGCGTCCACAACCGCAACTACGCAGCCTTCACCCACGCCCCCGGCGGCCGCACCAGCCTTCTGTACCGCGGAACCCAGGTCGGGGAGGCCGACGTGGCGCCCGGCCGGATCCCGTCTCGGGGGTCGGAGCTCCTCCGGCTCGCCTTGGCGGTGGAGGTGGACCGGATCGTGGCGGAGCTGGGCAGCCTGCTGTCGGACGTCGTCGCGGGGGCGGTGGCATTCGACACGGTGACGAGGCTGCCGGGTCGGGTCACCTTCCTGGGGTTCATAAAGCGCCACGCAGTGGCCACCTCCGATTGCCACGTGGTCATCGGCGTCTCCGACCTCAGCGTGCGCAGCCAGGATTGTACGTATAAGACAAACCTCTAACCTCACGGGGGGTGAGGGGAAGCCGGTGCTATCACCGTGCTGTCCATGTATTAGGTATGGATATAGATACGAGTCGTGTACGTATACAGTCGACATTTGTTCATGATATTTCTATTAAAAACTTTCGGATGAATTTTATTTGCTTGACGGATAATAATTCGACATGAAAATAATTCGtagattgtgtttctattatctaTGTGATTAGAGGATACATATAAATAGCGAAGACGAATTTTGATCCATGCAACCTGGCCTTGACCTACAACAATCAACAGCAGCTACAGTTCCTTAGACAATGAGTCCATAACAAAGCCATACTATCTTGTTGGTGGCATCCTCCTCGATCAAAGTAAAACAATGGAGAGGGCTGACGCAGGCCGTAGTATTGTGCGGTATGGCCCGAGTGCATCGGCCATTACCAGGAGGCAGCCATGAGGGGGCTCGGTGAGCTGGTGAGGCGAGGGGATGGCTCCCTGAGGGAAGACAAGCGCAAGTCGTTCGACGCTTCTGAGGCGAAGCGACGGCCTCACCGGAGACGGGGGTTGAAGACGACGGAGGAGACGGATAGGTTCCCCTCCCTCGCGAGTGACCATGATGTGGCCGGGGGAGACTCGAATACACATCATACGATCTAAGAGTAATGAATGCATAGTTACGAACCGTGTAGAACGGCAAAAGGCAACAAGGAAAGCAGGAAACATGGCGAGGGACAGTTGTTGCAGCTTTTGCAACGTTCGATGTT
The DNA window shown above is from Musa acuminata AAA Group cultivar baxijiao chromosome BXJ2-4, Cavendish_Baxijiao_AAA, whole genome shotgun sequence and carries:
- the LOC135609801 gene encoding uncharacterized protein LOC135609801; the encoded protein is MASLTPGVLLKLLQSMNTDARVAGEHRSAILQVVGIVPALSASTGDDLWPSHGFYLQLSDSVNSTYVSLSDADADAVLSSRAQLGQLVHVDRLRFAHPVPRAVGLRPVPGARPHPFVGSPDPLVALSAPDHRGFIIQAASPAESGPPLLPSASHRSNLPHLEEEKRTVFAAKENVVVGSGKNQSDAAGKPRRFSSTATSKLTARKNGPGSGNGTGEQLRDPSPAMKTSSRPSSPALGGRASSRPSSPVPSKCEVPSLVGAKEDNRRVAREPAIIVPSRYRQPSPVGRKAAASPMGRRGSMSPARRLSGGLKVASPATGDGGGKKKIGLVVAGISRGSDSLVASVKSIRKSWDDSSPSSVVASEPKEKEGSKSKLDKESFLRTQAAISRRLSDAEGVQANSAEASSDEKRRTSRKTESFSESDKNYMAPRITVHDRKWTDGSIPFNCVSDNLARLGKEALQRRSIASVAAAEALEEALVTESVVRSLSMFSELCSLSKTSNPVPTIDRFLSIYDDVLKCSTVAESLCANRNGGDGLKDATLTERSRLASLWVEAALATDLEVIHLLNNARLPKHKASEKQVDPPRTSLSKRQSFGTPAKSHQYKVLPCSTSNTWTRGHGVSETADLGRALRHEMQIWFLRFVEVAIDGGFRLFGETTDNAREANRKDSGKVAAVLSQLKRINDWLDGVGRTADGGETLREKIERLKRKIYGFVIAHVGSAFDTSISLTKV
- the LOC135609800 gene encoding 2,3-bisphosphoglycerate-independent phosphoglycerate mutase-like encodes the protein MGNSDFSWKLADHPKLPKGKTVAVVVLDGWGEANPDKYNCIHVAETPTMDSLKQGAPDKWRLVRAHGTAVGLPTEDDMGNSEVGHNALGAGRIFAQGAKLVDLALASGKIYEGEGFKYIKECFDQGTLHLIGLLSDGGVHSRLDQLQLLLKGSSEHGAKRIRVHVLTDGRDVLDGSSVGFVETLENDLAKLREKGVDAQIASGGGRMYVTMDRYENDWDVVKRGWDAQVLGEVPHKFRSAVEAVKKLRENPKANDQYLPPFVIVDESGKAVGPIVDGDAVVTFNFRADRMAMVAKALEYIDFDKFDRVRFPKIRYAGMLQYDGELKLPSQYLVSPPEIERTSGEYLVHNGIRTFACSETVKFGHVTFFWNGNRSGYFNPTMEEYVEIPSDSGITFNVQPKMKAVEIAEKARDAILSHKFDQVRVNLPNGDMVGHTGDIEATIVGCKAADEAVKIILDAIEQVGGIYVVTADHGNAEDMVKRNKSGQPVYDKAGNVQILTSHTLQPVPIAIGGPGLAPGVRFRNDVPNGGLANVAATIMNLHGFEAPSNYETTLIEVIDD
- the LOC135609802 gene encoding uncharacterized protein LOC135609802, with translation MKESGGLEQRRRRRRWFCCVLCILILVLLVVTAVVLALTVFKIREPTGELVSVTVSGVSPRVDLPALRVELNVTLDLAVRVHNRNYAAFTHAPGGRTSLLYRGTQVGEADVAPGRIPSRGSELLRLALAVEVDRIVAELGSLLSDVVAGAVAFDTVTRLPGRVTFLGFIKRHAVATSDCHVVIGVSDLSVRSQDCTYKTNL